A window of Streptomyces sp. DG1A-41 contains these coding sequences:
- a CDS encoding helix-turn-helix domain-containing protein: protein MYDLSTRKRALALVAQGRSLNSVSRETGISRAAIRSWQDRLEPRTRLAQPDPGPPADEGAYAYLLGLYLGDGCISGHPRGTGYYLRIACANSWPGLIEACEGAMRTINPTGCASRVQAQGYVSVVSYSRHWPYLFPQHGPGKKHERRIALEPWQQVIVDNHPWEFIRGLIHSDGCRITNWTTRLVGGERKRYEYPRYFFTNLSADIIRLFTITLDQVGVEWKQTNARNISVARKASVALMDAHVGPKY, encoded by the coding sequence ATGTACGACCTCAGCACGCGCAAGCGAGCACTCGCGCTGGTAGCTCAGGGCCGCAGCCTGAACTCGGTGAGCCGCGAAACGGGCATCTCCCGGGCGGCGATCCGCTCCTGGCAGGACCGTCTCGAGCCGAGGACCCGACTGGCGCAGCCAGACCCCGGGCCGCCCGCCGACGAGGGCGCGTACGCCTACCTACTGGGCCTCTATCTCGGCGATGGCTGCATCAGCGGCCACCCCCGCGGCACCGGCTATTACCTGAGAATCGCGTGCGCGAACTCTTGGCCGGGTCTGATCGAAGCATGCGAAGGCGCCATGCGCACCATCAACCCGACCGGGTGCGCCTCTCGCGTTCAAGCACAGGGATACGTCTCAGTGGTCAGCTACAGCAGGCACTGGCCGTACCTCTTCCCCCAGCACGGGCCCGGCAAGAAACACGAACGCCGCATCGCCCTCGAACCCTGGCAACAGGTCATCGTCGACAACCACCCCTGGGAGTTCATCCGGGGGCTTATCCACTCCGACGGCTGCCGGATCACCAACTGGACGACCCGCCTCGTGGGCGGTGAGCGGAAGCGCTACGAATATCCCCGGTACTTCTTCACCAACCTCTCGGCCGACATCATCCGACTTTTTACCATCACCCTCGACCAGGTCGGCGTCGAATGGAAGCAGACCAACGCACGCAACATCTCCGTCGCCCGCAAAGCCTCCGTAGCCCTCATGGACGCCCACGTAGGACCCAAGTACTGA
- the pyk gene encoding pyruvate kinase, with protein MRRAKIVCTLGPATDSYDQIKALVDAGMDVARFNLSHGEHAEHEERYHRVRKAADETGRSVGVLADLQGPKIRLGRFAEGPVLLERGDTFTLTVEEGVEGDRTTCGTTYAGLADDVTTGERILVDDGKVCLEVTEVDGPSVHTTVVEGGVISDHKGLNLPGAAVSVPALSKKDEDDLRWALRTGADVIALSFVRTGRDIQDVHRIMDEEGRRLPVIAKVEKPQAVENIDDIVAAFDGIMVARGDLGVEMPLEQVPIVQKRAIKLAKRNAKPVIVATQMLDSMIDNARPTRAEASDVANAVIDGTDAVMLSGETSVGKHAIETVTTMARIVEAAEEDILAKGLPPLTERNKPRTQGGAVARAAAEMGDFLGARFLVAFTQSGDTARRLSRYRSPIPLLAFTPDQATRSQLSLTWGVETFLGPCVDSTDAMVDQVDELLLRYGRCQKGDTVVITAGSPPGVSGSTNMVRVHHIGEDDSPK; from the coding sequence ATGCGCCGAGCAAAGATCGTCTGCACTCTTGGGCCCGCCACCGACTCGTACGACCAGATCAAAGCCCTGGTCGACGCCGGAATGGACGTAGCACGCTTCAACCTCAGCCACGGCGAACACGCCGAACACGAGGAGCGCTACCACCGGGTACGCAAGGCCGCCGACGAAACCGGCCGCAGCGTCGGCGTCCTCGCCGACCTTCAAGGCCCGAAAATCCGGCTCGGCCGCTTCGCCGAAGGCCCCGTACTCCTCGAACGCGGCGACACCTTCACCCTCACCGTCGAAGAAGGCGTCGAAGGCGACCGCACCACCTGCGGCACCACCTACGCCGGCCTCGCCGACGACGTCACCACCGGCGAACGCATCCTCGTCGACGACGGCAAGGTCTGCCTGGAAGTCACCGAGGTCGACGGCCCCAGCGTCCACACCACCGTCGTCGAAGGCGGCGTCATCTCCGACCACAAGGGCCTCAACCTCCCCGGCGCCGCCGTCTCCGTCCCCGCCCTCTCCAAAAAGGACGAGGACGACCTCCGCTGGGCCCTGCGCACCGGCGCCGACGTCATCGCCCTCTCCTTCGTCCGCACCGGCCGCGACATCCAGGACGTCCACCGCATCATGGACGAGGAAGGCCGCCGCCTCCCCGTCATCGCCAAGGTCGAAAAACCCCAGGCAGTGGAGAACATCGACGACATCGTCGCGGCATTCGACGGCATCATGGTCGCGCGCGGAGACCTCGGCGTCGAAATGCCGCTGGAACAGGTCCCCATCGTCCAAAAGCGCGCCATCAAACTGGCCAAGCGCAACGCCAAACCCGTCATCGTCGCCACACAAATGCTCGACTCGATGATCGACAACGCCCGCCCGACCCGCGCGGAGGCCTCCGACGTCGCCAACGCCGTCATCGACGGCACAGACGCCGTCATGCTCTCCGGCGAAACAAGCGTCGGCAAACACGCGATCGAAACGGTCACCACCATGGCCCGCATCGTCGAAGCGGCCGAGGAAGATATCCTGGCCAAAGGCCTCCCGCCCCTGACGGAACGCAACAAACCCCGCACCCAGGGCGGCGCGGTAGCCCGAGCGGCAGCCGAAATGGGCGACTTCCTCGGCGCGCGATTCCTGGTCGCCTTCACTCAATCCGGCGACACAGCCCGCCGCCTCTCCCGCTACCGCTCCCCGATCCCCCTCCTCGCCTTCACCCCCGACCAGGCCACCCGCTCCCAACTCAGCCTCACCTGGGGCGTCGAGACCTTCCTCGGGCCATGCGTGGACTCCACGGACGCGATGGTCGACCAGGTCGACGAACTGCTCCTGCGCTACGGCCGCTGCCAAAAGGGCGACACGGTTGTCATCACGGCCGGCTCCCCTCCCGGCGTCTCCGGCTCGACGAACATGGTCCGCGTCCACCACATCGGCGAGGACGACAGCCCGAAGTAG
- a CDS encoding SIMPL domain-containing protein: protein MTAPTSDASQPAVPYGTPDAPRIAVRGEARLEVDPEIARIGITIAARGRDRRSALDDLTHRNTGVLDLVKSYGDAVERLETGAFSITPELTKHGRGERVRTYHGTVHVTAELTDFTALGELTTRLADLELTRVDGPWWALRPDSPAHREARKKAVQEAVQRAREYAEALGTTLASLVELADIGAENTQPPYPQAPGRARSAAFGSAAEAAPAAPLDLEPQRQRVHAQINARFTMVPPQL, encoded by the coding sequence ATGACCGCACCCACGTCAGACGCCTCCCAGCCCGCCGTCCCCTACGGCACGCCCGACGCCCCCCGCATCGCCGTCCGCGGCGAGGCCCGCCTCGAAGTCGACCCCGAGATCGCCCGCATAGGCATCACCATCGCCGCCCGCGGCCGCGACCGCCGCTCCGCCCTCGACGACCTCACCCACCGCAACACCGGCGTCCTCGACCTCGTCAAGTCCTACGGCGACGCCGTCGAACGCCTGGAGACCGGCGCCTTCTCCATCACCCCCGAACTCACCAAACACGGCCGCGGCGAACGCGTCCGCACCTACCACGGCACCGTCCACGTCACCGCCGAACTCACCGACTTCACCGCCCTCGGCGAACTCACCACCCGCCTCGCCGACCTCGAACTCACCCGCGTCGACGGCCCCTGGTGGGCCCTGCGCCCCGACTCACCCGCCCACCGCGAAGCCCGCAAGAAGGCCGTACAGGAAGCCGTCCAGCGCGCCCGCGAATACGCCGAGGCCCTCGGCACCACCCTCGCCTCCCTCGTCGAACTCGCCGACATCGGCGCCGAGAACACCCAGCCGCCCTACCCCCAGGCCCCCGGCCGCGCACGCTCCGCCGCCTTCGGCAGCGCCGCCGAGGCCGCCCCGGCGGCCCCCCTCGACCTCGAACCCCAACGCCAGCGGGTCCACGCCCAGATCAACGCCCGCTTCACGATGGTGCCGCCGCAGCTCTAG
- a CDS encoding 5'-nucleotidase C-terminal domain-containing protein gives MPLNRRKFLEKSAVTGAGVALAGAVPAPGAQAAEAREGERGVKRYAFTVLGTTDLHGNVFNWDYFTDKEFDDRDHNDVGLAKVSTLVNRVREEKGRRNTLLIDAGDTIQGTQLSYYYAKVDPITAEGGPVHPMAQAMNAMGYDAAALGNHEFNYGIPVLRKFEQQCRFPLLGANALDAKTLRPAFAPYSMHRLRTPFGRDVKVAVLGLTNPGIAIWDKANVQGKMTFPGLEEQAAKWVPKLRSMGADVVIVSAHSGSSGTSSYGDQLPYIENAAGLVAEQVPGIDAILVGHAHTEIPEYFVTNKRTGKQVVLSEPLKWGQRLTLFDFELVWEKGCWKVEKVGAQVLNSNTVEEDPKIVALLSDEHEKVVAYVNQVIGTNAAEMTSAEAPYKDVPIIDLINHIQADTVKRALAGTEHAALPVLSQAACFSRSARIPAGEVTIRDVAGLYVFENTLEARLMTGAQMKAYLEFSANYFVQTAPGAPVDPAKLTNANGTPDYNYDVVSGLSYEIDIAKPAGSRVTNVRFEGQPLADDATFVFAVNNYRANGGGNFPHVAAARLLWSNSDEIRNTMIAWVKAKGAIDPAGFAAVDWKLTRNGTPVF, from the coding sequence ATGCCGTTGAACCGCCGGAAGTTCCTGGAGAAGTCCGCCGTGACCGGGGCGGGGGTGGCGCTGGCCGGTGCGGTCCCGGCGCCGGGTGCGCAGGCGGCCGAGGCGCGCGAGGGCGAGCGGGGTGTGAAGCGGTACGCCTTCACCGTGCTGGGGACGACGGACCTGCACGGCAATGTCTTCAACTGGGACTACTTCACGGACAAGGAGTTCGACGACAGGGACCACAACGACGTCGGTCTGGCCAAGGTCTCGACTCTGGTGAACCGTGTCCGCGAGGAGAAGGGCCGCCGCAACACGCTGTTGATCGACGCGGGCGACACCATCCAGGGCACGCAGTTGTCGTACTACTACGCGAAGGTCGACCCGATCACGGCCGAGGGCGGCCCGGTGCACCCGATGGCGCAGGCGATGAACGCCATGGGCTACGACGCGGCGGCGCTGGGCAACCACGAGTTCAACTACGGCATCCCGGTGCTGCGGAAGTTCGAGCAGCAGTGCCGTTTCCCGCTGCTGGGGGCGAACGCGCTGGACGCGAAGACGCTGCGGCCGGCGTTCGCGCCGTACAGCATGCACCGGCTGCGCACGCCGTTCGGGCGGGATGTGAAGGTGGCGGTGCTGGGTCTGACGAACCCGGGGATCGCGATCTGGGACAAGGCGAACGTGCAGGGGAAGATGACGTTCCCGGGTCTGGAGGAGCAGGCGGCGAAGTGGGTGCCGAAGCTGCGGTCGATGGGCGCGGACGTCGTCATCGTGTCGGCGCACAGTGGTTCGTCGGGGACGTCGTCCTACGGTGACCAGCTGCCGTACATCGAGAACGCGGCGGGGCTGGTGGCGGAGCAGGTGCCGGGCATCGACGCGATCCTGGTCGGGCACGCGCACACGGAGATTCCCGAGTACTTCGTGACGAACAAGAGGACGGGCAAGCAGGTCGTGCTGTCCGAGCCGCTGAAGTGGGGGCAGCGGCTGACGCTCTTCGACTTCGAGCTGGTCTGGGAGAAGGGCTGCTGGAAGGTCGAGAAGGTGGGCGCTCAGGTCCTGAACTCCAACACCGTGGAGGAGGACCCGAAGATCGTGGCGCTGCTGTCGGACGAGCACGAGAAGGTCGTGGCGTACGTCAACCAGGTCATCGGCACGAACGCGGCGGAGATGACGTCGGCCGAGGCGCCGTACAAGGATGTACCGATCATCGATCTGATCAACCACATCCAGGCGGACACGGTGAAGCGGGCCCTGGCGGGCACGGAGCACGCCGCGCTGCCGGTGCTGTCGCAGGCGGCGTGCTTCTCGCGCTCCGCACGGATTCCGGCGGGCGAGGTGACGATCCGGGACGTGGCGGGTCTGTATGTCTTCGAGAACACGCTGGAGGCGCGTCTGATGACAGGTGCGCAGATGAAGGCGTATCTGGAGTTCTCGGCGAACTACTTCGTGCAGACGGCGCCGGGTGCTCCGGTGGATCCGGCGAAGCTGACCAACGCGAACGGCACGCCGGACTACAACTACGACGTGGTGAGCGGTCTTTCGTACGAGATCGACATCGCGAAGCCGGCCGGTTCGCGGGTGACGAATGTGCGGTTCGAGGGGCAGCCCCTCGCGGACGACGCGACGTTCGTGTTCGCGGTGAACAACTACCGGGCCAACGGCGGCGGCAACTTCCCGCACGTCGCCGCCGCGCGGTTGCTGTGGTCGAACTCGGACGAGATCCGCAACACCATGATCGCCTGGGTGAAGGCGAAGGGGGCCATCGATCCGGCCGGGTTCGCGGCGGTGGACTGGAAGCTCACGCGGAACGGCACGCCCGTCTTCTGA